One genomic region from Accipiter gentilis chromosome Z, bAccGen1.1, whole genome shotgun sequence encodes:
- the SMN2 gene encoding survival motor neuron protein isoform X1, with amino-acid sequence MADRVLFRRGTGESDDSDAWDDTALIKAYDKAVASFKNALKNGECSETSDKPEQRLRMKRKNNKKNRNRKKSNAVPLKQWKVGDGCSAVWSEDGNVYPATIASVNQKRGTCVVTYMGYGNQEEQNLSDLLPLASDETVNGMGDSGENDNETPYSTDESEKSSQSPQDKNNCTKARFSPQNLHFPAPPAAPGLGRPGSKFRAPPLFLPFWPPPFPAGPPLIPPPPPMRPDSEDDEALGSMLIAWYMSGYHTGYYLGLKQSRMEAALEREMNAK; translated from the exons aTGGCGGACCGGGTGCTGTTCCGGCGTGGGACCGGGGAG AGCGACGACTCGGACGCGTGGGACGACACGGCCCTCATCAAGGCGTACGACAAGGCGGTGGCCTCCTTCAAG AACGCTTTGAAGAATGGAGAGTGTTCGGAGACCTCGGACAAACCGGAGCAGCGCCTGAggatgaagagaaaaaacaataaaaagaacagaaacaggaaGAAGAGCAACGCAGTGCCTTTGAAACAG TGGAAAGTTGGTGATGGTTGTAGTGCTGTTTGGTCTGAGGACGGTAATGTGTACCCAGCAACTATTGCCTCCGTCAACCAGAAGAGAGGCACATGCGTTGTTACTTACATGGGATACGGAAATCAAGAGGAGCAGAACCTGTCTGATCTACTTCCCCTAGCCAGCGATGAAACAGTAAATGGGATGGGGGATTCTGGGGAG AATGATAACGAGACTCCATATTCAACAGATGAAAGTGAAAAATCTTCCCAGTCACCTCAGGACAAAAACAATTGCACGAAAGCAAGATTCTCCCCTCAAAACCTACATTTTCCTGCACCACCGGCAGCCCCAGGCCTAGGAAGG CCTGGATCAAAATTCAGGGCACCTCCATTGTTTTTACCATTCTGGCCCCCGCCCTTCCCAGCAGGACCACCG TTGATTCCTCCTCCACCACCTATGAGGCCAGACTCTGAGGATGATGAAGCATTGGGAAGCATGTTGATAGCCTGGTACATGAGTGGTTATCACACTGGGTATTACCTG GGTTTAAAACAAAGTCGAATGGAAGCAGCACTGGAGAGagaaatgaatgcaaaataa
- the SMN2 gene encoding survival motor neuron protein isoform X2: protein MADRVLFRRGTGESDDSDAWDDTALIKAYDKAVASFKNALKNGECSETSDKPEQRLRMKRKNNKKNRNRKKSNAVPLKQWKVGDGCSAVWSEDGNVYPATIASVNQKRGTCVVTYMGYGNQEEQNLSDLLPLASDETNDNETPYSTDESEKSSQSPQDKNNCTKARFSPQNLHFPAPPAAPGLGRPGSKFRAPPLFLPFWPPPFPAGPPLIPPPPPMRPDSEDDEALGSMLIAWYMSGYHTGYYLGLKQSRMEAALEREMNAK, encoded by the exons aTGGCGGACCGGGTGCTGTTCCGGCGTGGGACCGGGGAG AGCGACGACTCGGACGCGTGGGACGACACGGCCCTCATCAAGGCGTACGACAAGGCGGTGGCCTCCTTCAAG AACGCTTTGAAGAATGGAGAGTGTTCGGAGACCTCGGACAAACCGGAGCAGCGCCTGAggatgaagagaaaaaacaataaaaagaacagaaacaggaaGAAGAGCAACGCAGTGCCTTTGAAACAG TGGAAAGTTGGTGATGGTTGTAGTGCTGTTTGGTCTGAGGACGGTAATGTGTACCCAGCAACTATTGCCTCCGTCAACCAGAAGAGAGGCACATGCGTTGTTACTTACATGGGATACGGAAATCAAGAGGAGCAGAACCTGTCTGATCTACTTCCCCTAGCCAGCGATGAAACA AATGATAACGAGACTCCATATTCAACAGATGAAAGTGAAAAATCTTCCCAGTCACCTCAGGACAAAAACAATTGCACGAAAGCAAGATTCTCCCCTCAAAACCTACATTTTCCTGCACCACCGGCAGCCCCAGGCCTAGGAAGG CCTGGATCAAAATTCAGGGCACCTCCATTGTTTTTACCATTCTGGCCCCCGCCCTTCCCAGCAGGACCACCG TTGATTCCTCCTCCACCACCTATGAGGCCAGACTCTGAGGATGATGAAGCATTGGGAAGCATGTTGATAGCCTGGTACATGAGTGGTTATCACACTGGGTATTACCTG GGTTTAAAACAAAGTCGAATGGAAGCAGCACTGGAGAGagaaatgaatgcaaaataa
- the LOC126035724 gene encoding general transcription factor IIH subunit 2 isoform X2, with translation MDDEPERTKRWEGGYERTWEVLKEDESGSLKATIDDILFKAKRKRLYEHHGQVRLGMMRHLYVVVDGSRTMDDQDLKPNRLTCTLKLLEYFVEEYFDQNPISQIGLIVTKSKRAEKMTELSGNSKKHVTALKKAVDMNCSGEPSLYNSLNLAMQTLKHVPGHTSREVLIVFSSLTTCDPANIYDLIKCLKAVKIRVSIIGLSAEVRVCTVLARETGGTYHVILDESHYKELLMYHVSPPPASSSSECSLIRMGFPQHTIASLSDQDAKPSFSMAQLENNSEPGLTLGGYFCPQCRAKYCELPVECKICGLTLVSAPHLARSYHHLFPLDAFQEVPLAEYQGERFSYVKCVRMHFVWNAICLFMILCTAVLAVFTSTLLPYLYEVISS, from the exons ATGGATGACGAACCCGAACGGACCAAGCGCTGGGAGGGAGGCTACGAAAGGACATG GGAGGTTCTTAAAGAAGATGAATCCGGATCGCTGAAAGCGACCATCGACGACATTCTTTTCAAGGCGAAGAGGAAAAG ACTCTATGAACACCATGGACAAGTTCGACTTGGAATG ATGCGTCACCTTTATGTGGTTGTTGATGGATCAAGAACTATGGACGACCAAGATTTAAAACCGAACAGACTTACTTGCACTTTGAAG TTATTGGAATATTTTGTTGAAGAGTACTTCGACCAAAATCCTATTAGTCAG attggcTTAATTGTAACCAAGAgtaaaagagctgaaaaaatgACAGAACTTTCAG gcAACTCAAAGAAGCACGTAACTGCTCTGAAGAAAGCAGTGGATATGAACTGCAGTGGAGAGCCATCTCTATATAACTCCTTAAATTTGGCCATGCAGACTTTAAA GCATGTGCCAGGACATACAAGCAGAGAGGTTTTGATAGTCTTCAGCAGTCTGACGACATGTGATCCAGCCAACATCTATGATCTAATTAAG TGCTTAAAAGCAGTTAAGATCAGAGTATCTATCATCGGCTTAAGTGCTGAAGTTCGAGTTTGTACAGTACTTGCCCGAGAAACTGGTG GAACATACCACGTTATATTAGATGAAAGTCATTATAAGGAACTGCTGATGTATCATGTTAGTCCTCCACCTGCCAGTTCAAGCTCTGAGTGCTCCCTTATTCGAATGG GTTTTCCTCAGCATACTATTGCTTCTTTATCTGATCAAGATGCAAAGCCATCCTTTAGTATGGC GCAATTGGAAAACAACAGTGAGCCGGGTCTTACACTGGGGGGGTATTTCTGTCCCCAGTGCAGAGCCAAATACTGTGAACTTCCTGTGGAATGCAAAATCTGTG GTCTTACGTTAGTGTCTGCACCTCACCTGGCTCGATCTTACCATCACTTGTTTCCTTTGGATGCCTTTCAGGAAGTTCCCCTGGCAGAATATCAGGGGGAACG GTTTTCATATGTAAAGTGTGTCAGAATGCATTTTGTGTGGAATGCGATTTGTTTGTTCATGATTCTCTGCACTGCTGTCCTGGCTGTATTCACGAGCACCCTGCTCCCATACCTGTATGAAGTAATCTCTTCTTAG
- the LOC126035724 gene encoding general transcription factor IIH subunit 2 isoform X1 has translation MDDEPERTKRWEGGYERTWEVLKEDESGSLKATIDDILFKAKRKRLYEHHGQVRLGMMRHLYVVVDGSRTMDDQDLKPNRLTCTLKLLEYFVEEYFDQNPISQIGLIVTKSKRAEKMTELSGNSKKHVTALKKAVDMNCSGEPSLYNSLNLAMQTLKHVPGHTSREVLIVFSSLTTCDPANIYDLIKCLKAVKIRVSIIGLSAEVRVCTVLARETGGTYHVILDESHYKELLMYHVSPPPASSSSECSLIRMGFPQHTIASLSDQDAKPSFSMAQLENNSEPGLTLGGYFCPQCRAKYCELPVECKICGLTLVSAPHLARSYHHLFPLDAFQEVPLAEYQGERYCQGCQGEMKDQSVFICKVCQNAFCVECDLFVHDSLHCCPGCIHEHPAPIPV, from the exons ATGGATGACGAACCCGAACGGACCAAGCGCTGGGAGGGAGGCTACGAAAGGACATG GGAGGTTCTTAAAGAAGATGAATCCGGATCGCTGAAAGCGACCATCGACGACATTCTTTTCAAGGCGAAGAGGAAAAG ACTCTATGAACACCATGGACAAGTTCGACTTGGAATG ATGCGTCACCTTTATGTGGTTGTTGATGGATCAAGAACTATGGACGACCAAGATTTAAAACCGAACAGACTTACTTGCACTTTGAAG TTATTGGAATATTTTGTTGAAGAGTACTTCGACCAAAATCCTATTAGTCAG attggcTTAATTGTAACCAAGAgtaaaagagctgaaaaaatgACAGAACTTTCAG gcAACTCAAAGAAGCACGTAACTGCTCTGAAGAAAGCAGTGGATATGAACTGCAGTGGAGAGCCATCTCTATATAACTCCTTAAATTTGGCCATGCAGACTTTAAA GCATGTGCCAGGACATACAAGCAGAGAGGTTTTGATAGTCTTCAGCAGTCTGACGACATGTGATCCAGCCAACATCTATGATCTAATTAAG TGCTTAAAAGCAGTTAAGATCAGAGTATCTATCATCGGCTTAAGTGCTGAAGTTCGAGTTTGTACAGTACTTGCCCGAGAAACTGGTG GAACATACCACGTTATATTAGATGAAAGTCATTATAAGGAACTGCTGATGTATCATGTTAGTCCTCCACCTGCCAGTTCAAGCTCTGAGTGCTCCCTTATTCGAATGG GTTTTCCTCAGCATACTATTGCTTCTTTATCTGATCAAGATGCAAAGCCATCCTTTAGTATGGC GCAATTGGAAAACAACAGTGAGCCGGGTCTTACACTGGGGGGGTATTTCTGTCCCCAGTGCAGAGCCAAATACTGTGAACTTCCTGTGGAATGCAAAATCTGTG GTCTTACGTTAGTGTCTGCACCTCACCTGGCTCGATCTTACCATCACTTGTTTCCTTTGGATGCCTTTCAGGAAGTTCCCCTGGCAGAATATCAGGGGGAACG GTATTGTCAAGGCTGCCAGGGAGAAATGAAAGATCAAAGT GTTTTCATATGTAAAGTGTGTCAGAATGCATTTTGTGTGGAATGCGATTTGTTTGTTCATGATTCTCTGCACTGCTGTCCTGGCTGTATTCACGAGCACCCTGCTCCCATACCTGTATGA
- the MARVELD2 gene encoding MARVEL domain-containing protein 2, with protein MSRSAGSEGGRPGGSLRPGGSLLPRGAGPGSQLPRDDPLPPPPLPLRPPFGPDACPGEGSPGPSGPAELKPVRRFIPDSWKNFFRGRRNNGSSWDSAASDIRYISDGVECSPPSSPAPLQPEPRSVPGSYKDPYGGSGGSYDSRKEAEAMLPGDPFGSLEHRAATGQTYSERVEAYNQRYAYMKSWAGLLRILCVAELLLGAAVFACVTAYVHKDNEWYNMFGYSQPYGYGAGGAYGGYSYSGPKTPFILVVAGMAWIVTIVLLVLGMSMYYRTILLDSSWWPLTEFGINVALFFLYMSAAIVYVNDTNRGGLCYYQLFKTPINASFCRVEGGQTAAIIFLFVTVILYLISAVVSLKLWRHEAARRHRELMEREMKTQSSFPEKKYESDDRPREEVTYRQLKSVERKPELLNGHIPAGHIPKPIVMPDYLAKYPAIQTNEMRDRYKAVFNDQFAEYKELSVEVHAVLKKFDELDALLRQLPQHPESVYEQERISKVLQEYKKKKNDPAFLEKKERCEYLKNKLSHIKQRIQDYDKVMNWNVET; from the exons ATGTCGAGGAGCGCCGGCTCGGAGGGCGGGCGGCCCGGGGGGTCGCTGCGGCCCGGCGGGTCGCTGCTGCCCCGTGGGGCCGGCCCCGGCTCCCAGCTCCCCCGGGACGACCCCTTGCCGCCGCCTCCGCTCCCCCTGCGGCCCCCCTTCGGCCCCGACGCCTGCCCCGGCGAGGGCAGCCCCGGCCCGAGCGGGCCGGCCGAGCTCAAGCCGGTCCGGCGGTTCATCCCGGACTCGTGGAAGAACTTCTTCAGAGGCAGACGCAACAACGGCTCCAGCTGGGACAGCGCGGCCTCCGACATCAGGTACATCTCGGACGGGGTGGAATGCTCGCCGCCATCCTCCCCGGCCCCTCTCCAGCCGGAGCCCAGGTCGGTGCCCGGCTCCTACAAGGATCCTTACGGGGGATCGGGCGGGAGCTACGACTCGCGGAAGGAGGCCGAAGCCATGCTGCCCGGGGACCCCTTCGGGTCGCTGGAGCACCGCGCAGCCACCGGGCAGACCTACAGCGAGCGGGTGGAGGCCTACAACCAGCGGTACGCCTACATGAAGTCCTGGGCCGGCCTGCTCAGGATCCTCTGCGTGGCGGAGCTGCTGCTGGGCGCCGCCGTCTTCGCCTGCGTCACGGCCTACGTGCACAAGGATAACGAGTGGTACAACATGTTCGGGTACTCGCAGCCCTACGGCTATGGGGCCGGCGGCGCCTACGGAGGCTACTCCTACAGCGGACCCAAAACGCCTTTCATCCTGGTGGTGGCGGGAATGGCGTGGATAGTCACAAtagtgctgctggtgctgggcatGTCGATGTACTACCGGACTATCCTTCTCGATTCCAGCTGGTGGCCGCTGACCGAGTTCGGAATTAACGTGGCCTTGTTCTTTCTGTACATGTCAGCTGCCATAGTGTACGTCAATGACACCAACCGTGGTGGGCTCTGCTATTACCAGTTGTTTAAGACGCCGATAAATGCATCTTTTTGCCGTGTAGAGGGAGGTCAGACAGCAGCAATCATCTTCTTGTTTGTCACGGTCATCCTCTACCTAATTAGTGCGGTGGTTTCTCTAAAGTTATGGAGGCATGAGGCAGCTCGGAGGCATAGGGAATTAATGGAACGGGAG ATGAAAACACAGTCCTCTTTTCCAGAAAAGAAG tATGAAAGTGATGACAGACCAAGAGAAGAGGTCACTTACAGGCAGCTTAAATCAgtggaaagaaaaccagaactACTTAATGGTCATATACCTGCAGGCCACATTCCTAAACCTATAGTGATGCCAGACTACTTAGC gaaatacccAGCAATTCAAACAAATGAAATGCGAGACCGGTACAAAGCAGTATTCAATGATCAGTTTGCTGAGTATAAAGAACTGTCTGTGGAAGTTCATGCTGTATTAAAAAAGTTTGATGAGCTGGATGCATTGCTTAGACAGCTTCCTCAACATCCTGAAAGTGTATAT GAACAGGAAAGGATATCAAAAGTTCTGCAAGAatacaagaagaagaaaaat GATCCTGCatttctggagaaaaaggagCGCTGTGAATACCTAAAGAATAAGCTTTCTCACATAAAACAACGGATTCAGGACTATGATAAAGTTATGAATTGGAATGTAGAAACTTAG